In the Pseudothauera hydrothermalis genome, one interval contains:
- the pdxA gene encoding 4-hydroxythreonine-4-phosphate dehydrogenase PdxA — protein sequence MWNTASIDHKPLLAVTSGEPAGVGPELCVRLAARDWPMRPVVLGDADLIAARAAASGQKLRVREFAPDEPAQSGVLDVLHCPLVVAAQPGRLDPANAAYVLSLLDRAIAGCRSGEFAGMVTAPVHKGVINEAGVPFSGHTEYLAEQTGTARVVMMLIGGGLRVALATTHLPLSAVSAAITPAVLEDTLRILHRDLAARFGLAAPRILVAGLNPHAGEGGHMGREEIDVIVPVLERLRAEGMQLLGPLPADTMFVPHTLQQGDAVLAMYHDQGLPVLKYASFGGGVNVTLGLPIVRTSVDHGTALDLAGSGRADPGSLFAAVELAAQMARACSAHP from the coding sequence ATGTGGAATACCGCCTCGATCGATCATAAACCGCTGCTGGCGGTCACCAGCGGCGAGCCGGCCGGGGTCGGACCGGAGCTGTGTGTTCGTTTGGCCGCGCGCGACTGGCCGATGCGTCCAGTGGTGCTCGGCGATGCCGACTTGATCGCCGCGCGCGCGGCGGCGAGCGGGCAAAAGCTGCGGGTGCGCGAATTTGCGCCGGATGAGCCGGCGCAGTCCGGTGTGCTCGATGTACTGCATTGTCCCCTGGTCGTTGCCGCGCAGCCAGGCCGGCTCGACCCGGCCAATGCGGCCTATGTGTTGAGCCTGCTCGACCGCGCCATCGCAGGCTGCCGCAGCGGCGAGTTTGCCGGCATGGTCACAGCTCCGGTGCATAAAGGCGTGATCAATGAGGCTGGGGTGCCATTTTCCGGACACACCGAATATCTGGCGGAGCAGACCGGCACCGCGCGAGTGGTGATGATGCTGATCGGCGGGGGGCTGCGGGTGGCGCTGGCGACCACCCATCTACCGCTGTCTGCGGTGTCCGCGGCGATTACCCCGGCGGTGCTGGAAGACACCTTACGCATCCTGCACCGCGACCTGGCGGCGCGCTTTGGCCTGGCCGCGCCACGCATCCTGGTGGCCGGACTCAATCCGCATGCCGGCGAAGGCGGCCACATGGGGCGTGAGGAGATCGACGTGATCGTTCCGGTGCTCGAACGCCTGCGTGCCGAAGGCATGCAACTTCTGGGGCCCTTGCCTGCCGACACCATGTTTGTGCCCCATACCTTGCAGCAGGGCGACGCGGTGCTGGCCATGTACCACGACCAAGGGCTGCCGGTGCTCAAGTACGCAAGCTTCGGCGGCGGCGTGAATGTAACCCTCGGGCTGCCCATCGTGCGCACTTCGGTCGACCATGGCACTGCGCTGGATTTGGCCGGTAGCGGGCGAGCCGATCCGGGCAGCCTGTTTGCCGCGGTGGAGCTGGCCGCACAGATGGCGCGTGCATGCAGCGCCCATCCCTGA
- a CDS encoding M3 family metallopeptidase, translating into MSNPLLHLQALPDFDAIRPAHVAPAIRALIEENRALIARLTAEPGTPDWDGFVAPLTEAGERLGRAWGVVGHLHSVKDIPEWREAYNQMLPEVSRFYAEVGQNLALYNKYKALADGPAFAALSPVRRRIVEHELRDFRLSGAELPDELKPRFQAIQEELSQLAAKFSENLLDATNAHAEYVREEAGVAGIPADALEAARAAAERDGQAGWKFTLQMPSYLPVLQYADDRGLRERMYRAYATRASEAGKPEWDNGPLIGRILALRDEQARMLGYRNFAELSLVPKMADSPAEVLAFLRELAAKAKPFAERDLAELRTFAREELGLPELEPWDIAWASEKLRVKRYDYSDQEVKQYFPEPKVLDGLFGVIRALYGVDILPDEAPRWDPDTRFFRIERNGHTLGHFYLDLHARETKRSGAWMDSARSRYRGSAGLSTPVAYLVCNFPGPVGGKPATFTHDDVLTLFHEAGHGLHHLLTQVDELAVSGIHGVEWDAVELPSQFMENFCWEWDVLSAMSAHVDTGEPLPRALYDKMIAAKNFQSGMQTVRQLEFAMFDLRLHSELDARSGPVPIDAVLRLLDEVRREVAVIFPPVWHRFPHSFSHIFAGGYAAGYYSYKWAEVLSADAFEAFEEAAAQRGSVLDRSTGERFLNEILAVGGSRPALESFKAFRGRKPRVDALLRHSGMVAA; encoded by the coding sequence ATGAGCAATCCGCTGCTGCACCTGCAAGCCTTACCCGATTTCGACGCCATTCGCCCGGCGCACGTCGCCCCGGCAATCCGCGCACTGATCGAGGAAAACCGCGCGCTGATCGCCCGGCTTACCGCCGAACCGGGCACGCCCGATTGGGACGGTTTCGTGGCGCCGCTCACCGAGGCGGGCGAGCGGCTTGGCCGCGCTTGGGGTGTGGTCGGCCATCTGCACAGCGTCAAAGACATCCCGGAATGGCGCGAAGCCTACAACCAGATGCTGCCGGAAGTATCCCGCTTCTACGCCGAAGTCGGGCAGAACCTGGCGCTCTACAACAAGTACAAGGCGCTGGCCGATGGCCCCGCCTTCGCGGCACTGTCGCCGGTACGCCGACGCATCGTGGAGCACGAGCTGCGCGACTTCCGGCTGTCCGGTGCGGAACTGCCGGACGAACTCAAGCCGCGCTTCCAGGCCATCCAGGAAGAACTCTCGCAGCTGGCAGCAAAGTTTTCCGAAAACCTGCTCGACGCCACCAACGCGCACGCCGAATATGTGCGCGAGGAAGCCGGCGTGGCCGGCATCCCGGCCGACGCGCTGGAGGCCGCACGCGCCGCCGCCGAACGCGACGGTCAGGCCGGCTGGAAATTCACCTTGCAGATGCCCTCTTACCTGCCGGTGCTCCAATATGCCGACGACCGCGGCCTGCGCGAACGCATGTACCGCGCTTACGCCACCCGCGCCTCGGAGGCCGGCAAGCCGGAATGGGACAACGGCCCGCTGATCGGGCGTATTCTGGCGCTGCGCGACGAACAAGCCCGCATGCTGGGCTACCGCAACTTTGCCGAACTCTCCTTGGTGCCCAAAATGGCCGACAGTCCGGCTGAAGTGCTCGCCTTTTTGCGTGAGCTGGCAGCCAAGGCCAAACCCTTCGCCGAACGCGACCTGGCCGAACTGCGCACCTTCGCGCGCGAGGAACTGGGCCTGCCCGAACTCGAGCCCTGGGACATCGCCTGGGCCTCGGAAAAACTGCGGGTCAAGCGCTACGATTACTCCGACCAGGAAGTCAAACAGTATTTTCCCGAGCCCAAAGTACTCGACGGCCTGTTTGGCGTCATCCGCGCACTGTATGGTGTCGACATCCTGCCGGACGAGGCGCCGCGCTGGGACCCGGACACCCGGTTTTTCCGCATCGAGCGCAACGGCCACACCCTCGGCCACTTCTACCTCGACCTGCACGCCCGTGAAACCAAGCGCAGCGGAGCCTGGATGGACTCGGCGCGCAGCCGCTACCGGGGCAGCGCGGGGCTTTCCACCCCGGTGGCCTACCTGGTGTGCAACTTCCCCGGCCCGGTCGGCGGCAAACCGGCCACCTTCACCCATGACGACGTGCTCACGCTGTTCCACGAAGCCGGCCACGGGCTGCACCACCTGCTCACCCAGGTGGATGAGCTGGCGGTATCTGGCATTCACGGCGTGGAATGGGACGCGGTGGAACTGCCCAGCCAGTTCATGGAGAACTTCTGCTGGGAGTGGGACGTGCTCAGCGCGATGAGCGCCCATGTTGATACCGGTGAGCCGCTGCCGCGCGCCCTGTACGACAAAATGATTGCCGCCAAGAATTTTCAAAGCGGCATGCAAACCGTGCGCCAACTGGAATTTGCCATGTTCGATCTGCGTCTTCACAGCGAACTGGATGCCCGCAGCGGGCCGGTGCCGATCGATGCGGTGCTGCGCCTGCTCGACGAAGTCCGGCGCGAGGTGGCAGTGATCTTCCCGCCTGTTTGGCACCGCTTCCCGCACAGCTTTTCGCACATCTTCGCCGGCGGCTATGCCGCGGGTTACTACAGTTACAAGTGGGCCGAGGTGCTCTCCGCGGACGCCTTCGAAGCCTTCGAGGAGGCCGCGGCCCAGCGCGGCAGTGTGCTCGACCGCAGCACCGGCGAACGCTTCCTGAACGAAATTCTTGCCGTGGGCGGTAGCCGTCCGGCGCTGGAATCCTTTAAAGCCTTCCGCGGTCGCAAACCGCGGGTCGACGCCTTGCTGCGCCATAGCGGCATGGTGGCCGCCTGA
- the xth gene encoding exodeoxyribonuclease III, producing the protein MKIATWNVNSLKIRLPQVLDWLVEHRPDALCLQELKLEDKAFPHEALAAVGYRAVTNGQKTYNGVAILTPTPAAEVSRDIPGFADPQKRIIAATIDGVRLICGYFPNGQAVGSEKFDYKLRWLAALTDWVREEMVRHPKLILAGDFNIAPEARDAHPDWKDEIHVSEPERAAFRALLALGLVDAFRLFDQPERSYSWWDYRMLAFRRNFGLRIDHILVSEPLRAACRGCTVDKAPRRLERPSDHAPVVLELEV; encoded by the coding sequence GTGAAAATCGCCACCTGGAACGTCAATTCGCTCAAGATCCGCCTGCCCCAGGTGCTCGACTGGCTTGTCGAGCACCGACCGGACGCGCTTTGTTTGCAGGAACTCAAACTGGAAGACAAGGCTTTCCCGCATGAGGCGCTGGCTGCCGTGGGCTATCGGGCAGTGACCAACGGGCAAAAGACCTACAACGGCGTTGCCATCCTCACGCCGACACCGGCCGCCGAGGTCAGCCGTGACATACCCGGCTTTGCCGACCCACAAAAGCGCATCATTGCCGCCACGATCGACGGCGTACGCCTGATCTGCGGCTATTTTCCCAACGGTCAGGCGGTCGGCTCGGAAAAGTTCGACTACAAGCTGCGCTGGCTGGCCGCGCTCACCGACTGGGTGCGCGAGGAGATGGTCCGCCACCCAAAGCTGATACTAGCAGGCGACTTCAACATTGCCCCGGAAGCGCGCGACGCTCACCCGGACTGGAAAGACGAAATCCATGTTTCCGAACCCGAGCGTGCCGCCTTTCGCGCGCTGCTCGCACTCGGGTTGGTGGATGCCTTTCGCTTGTTCGACCAACCCGAGCGCAGTTATTCATGGTGGGACTACCGCATGCTCGCCTTTCGGCGCAACTTCGGTCTGCGCATCGACCATATCCTGGTTTCCGAGCCACTACGCGCAGCCTGCCGCGGCTGCACGGTGGATAAGGCACCACGGCGGCTGGAGCGCCCGTCCGACCATGCGCCGGTGGTGCTGGAGTTGGAAGTGTGA
- the rsmA gene encoding 16S rRNA (adenine(1518)-N(6)/adenine(1519)-N(6))-dimethyltransferase RsmA, with product MEHRARKRFGQNFLSDPNIIRKIVDAIRPLPDDLMVEIGPGLGALTEPLLERLEHLHVVEIDRDLIARLHQRWMPERLSVHQGDALKFDFGALATDGRALRIVGNLPYNISTPILFHLAQCADKVRDMTFMLQKEVVMRMVAEAGSEAYGRLSVMLQYRFHMERLFDVPPGAFRPVPKVMSSIVRMIPLPAEQLTARDQALLGEVVAAAFGQRRKTMRNTLRNYLGEADFAALGIDPGLRAERLAVADYVAIANYLADR from the coding sequence ATGGAACACCGCGCACGCAAGCGCTTCGGGCAGAACTTCCTGTCCGACCCGAACATCATCCGCAAGATCGTCGACGCCATCCGTCCGCTGCCCGACGACCTGATGGTGGAGATCGGTCCCGGCCTGGGCGCGCTGACCGAGCCGCTGCTCGAGCGCCTCGAGCACCTGCACGTGGTCGAGATCGACCGCGACCTGATCGCCCGCCTGCACCAGCGCTGGATGCCCGAAAGGCTCAGCGTGCACCAAGGCGATGCACTCAAGTTCGATTTTGGTGCGCTGGCCACCGACGGCCGCGCGTTGCGCATCGTCGGCAATCTGCCCTACAACATCTCCACGCCGATTCTTTTTCACCTTGCGCAATGTGCCGACAAGGTGCGCGACATGACCTTCATGCTGCAAAAAGAGGTGGTGATGCGCATGGTGGCCGAAGCGGGCAGCGAAGCGTACGGACGCTTGTCGGTGATGTTGCAATACCGCTTCCACATGGAGCGGTTGTTCGATGTGCCGCCCGGCGCCTTCCGTCCGGTACCCAAGGTCATGTCCAGCATCGTGCGCATGATCCCGTTGCCCGCCGAGCAACTGACCGCGCGCGACCAGGCATTGCTGGGCGAGGTGGTCGCGGCGGCGTTTGGCCAGCGCCGTAAAACCATGCGCAACACGCTGCGCAACTATTTGGGCGAAGCGGATTTTGCGGCGTTGGGAATCGACCCGGGGTTGCGGGCTGAGCGTTTGGCGGTGGCCGACTATGTGGCCATAGCCAATTATCTAGCCGACAGATGA
- a CDS encoding phosphoribosylaminoimidazolesuccinocarboxamide synthase: MSTPLFESSIKSLPLLGRGKVRDIYAVDADHLLIVTSDRLSAFDVVLPDPIPDKGRVLCALANFWFQRLGHIIPNQLTGIDPEAVVAADERDQVRGRALVVKRLKPLPIEAVVRGYLIGSGWKDYQASGAICGIALPAGLKQAAKLPAPIFTPATKADVGEHDENISFVTAQAHCDAALADLIAGTGKTGAELAEQARAAAIALYTEAADYAAGRGIIIADTKFEFGVDKTGTLHLIDEALTPDSSRFWPADSYREGISPPSFDKQYVRDYLETLDWNKKAPGPRLPAEVIAHTAAKYREAFERLTGQRLD, encoded by the coding sequence GTGAGCACGCCCCTATTCGAATCTTCCATCAAGAGCTTGCCGCTGCTGGGCCGCGGCAAGGTGCGCGACATCTATGCGGTCGATGCCGATCACCTGCTGATCGTCACCAGCGACCGACTGTCCGCCTTCGACGTGGTCCTGCCAGACCCGATTCCGGACAAGGGCCGGGTGCTTTGCGCGCTGGCCAACTTCTGGTTCCAGCGCCTCGGCCACATCATTCCCAATCAGCTCACCGGCATCGACCCGGAGGCCGTGGTGGCCGCCGACGAACGCGACCAAGTACGCGGCCGCGCACTGGTGGTCAAGCGCCTGAAGCCGCTGCCCATCGAAGCCGTGGTCCGCGGCTACTTGATCGGCTCGGGCTGGAAGGACTACCAGGCCAGCGGCGCGATCTGCGGCATCGCCCTACCGGCGGGCCTCAAACAGGCAGCCAAGCTGCCGGCGCCGATCTTCACGCCGGCCACCAAGGCAGACGTGGGCGAGCACGATGAAAACATCAGCTTTGTCACCGCCCAGGCCCACTGCGATGCGGCGCTGGCCGATCTCATCGCCGGCACCGGCAAAACCGGCGCCGAGCTGGCCGAACAGGCGCGCGCCGCGGCCATTGCGCTGTACACGGAGGCGGCGGACTACGCCGCCGGGCGCGGCATCATCATCGCCGACACCAAGTTCGAGTTCGGCGTCGATAAGACCGGCACCCTGCATCTGATCGACGAGGCACTCACCCCCGACTCTTCGCGCTTCTGGCCGGCCGACAGCTACCGTGAAGGCATCAGTCCGCCGTCTTTCGACAAGCAATACGTGCGCGACTACCTGGAAACGCTGGACTGGAACAAAAAAGCGCCCGGCCCGCGCCTGCCGGCCGAAGTCATCGCGCACACCGCGGCAAAGTACCGCGAAGCCTTTGAGCGCCTCACCGGCCAGCGGCTGGACTGA
- a CDS encoding nucleoside recognition family protein, whose translation MDLFTDIVLRAGRSAVELALFVLLPIMVVMLSLMRLLEARGALDWVVQRATPLLRPAGLTGLGAFAALQVNFVSFAAPVATLTMMEGRGASDRHLAATLAMVMAMAQANVTFPMAAMGLNFAFTLMLSLAGGLLAAAATWHVFGRGLSAVEGPVDETLHHRTAEDAKGVLDVINRAGAEAFKIAVGAIPMLVLALVAVMTLRATGAIDALTALLAPLLALLAIDPALILPTLTKYIAGGTAMMGVMDEMLREGSANAAMLNRSAGFLIHPLDVAGVAVLISAGPRVAAVLRPALAGAAVGIALRTLGHALI comes from the coding sequence ATGGATTTATTCACCGACATCGTCTTGCGCGCCGGCCGCTCGGCGGTGGAACTGGCGCTTTTCGTGCTGCTGCCCATCATGGTGGTCATGTTGTCGCTGATGCGCCTGCTCGAAGCGCGCGGGGCGCTCGACTGGGTGGTGCAGCGCGCCACGCCGCTGCTGCGCCCGGCAGGACTCACCGGCTTAGGCGCGTTTGCCGCGCTGCAAGTCAACTTTGTCAGCTTTGCCGCCCCGGTGGCCACGCTCACCATGATGGAAGGTCGCGGCGCGTCCGATCGTCACCTTGCGGCCACGCTGGCCATGGTGATGGCCATGGCGCAGGCCAACGTCACCTTTCCGATGGCGGCCATGGGCTTGAATTTTGCCTTCACCCTGATGCTCTCACTGGCCGGCGGCCTGCTCGCCGCGGCAGCCACTTGGCATGTTTTCGGGCGCGGACTGTCGGCGGTCGAAGGGCCGGTGGATGAGACCCTGCACCACCGCACTGCCGAGGATGCCAAGGGCGTGCTCGACGTGATCAACCGCGCCGGCGCGGAAGCCTTCAAGATTGCGGTGGGTGCCATCCCGATGCTGGTGCTGGCCCTGGTGGCGGTGATGACCTTGCGCGCCACCGGGGCAATCGACGCCCTAACCGCGCTGCTCGCACCACTGCTTGCGCTGCTAGCGATCGACCCGGCGCTGATCCTGCCGACACTGACCAAGTACATTGCCGGTGGCACCGCCATGATGGGGGTCATGGACGAAATGCTGCGCGAAGGCAGTGCCAACGCCGCAATGCTCAACCGCAGCGCCGGTTTCCTGATCCACCCGCTGGATGTGGCCGGGGTGGCGGTGCTGATCTCCGCCGGACCGCGGGTGGCGGCGGTGTTGCGCCCCGCGCTGGCCGGCGCCGCGGTGGGCATCGCGCTGCGTACGCTCGGCCACGCACTGATCTGA
- a CDS encoding YgaP family membrane protein — protein MKANVGGIDKILRIVVGIALIIWALMGGPVWAWIGVVPLATGLLGWCPAYTLLGMNTCPVKKE, from the coding sequence ATGAAAGCGAACGTAGGCGGAATCGACAAGATCCTGCGCATCGTGGTCGGCATTGCGCTGATCATTTGGGCGCTGATGGGCGGTCCGGTGTGGGCCTGGATCGGCGTGGTGCCGCTGGCCACCGGCCTTTTGGGCTGGTGCCCGGCCTACACCCTGCTCGGCATGAACACCTGCCCGGTAAAGAAGGAATAA
- a CDS encoding Crp/Fnr family transcriptional regulator, giving the protein MDTLARLTTLYPVLDGLPAAARARLEAAARWMRLPAGQVLFDDHQACEGFPFVVEGSVRVSKCAPSGRELPLYRVAPGETCIISSSCLLGQENYNARGVTESDTLLMVLPKAVFDELLGEPAFRSFVFHLFAERIADLMQLIEEVAFRKLDQRLAALLLGKGRVLNVTHQQLADELGSVREIVSRLLKGFAADGLVRLAREQVEILDPAGLRRLAADGRSGMH; this is encoded by the coding sequence ATGGATACATTGGCACGCCTTACCACGCTCTATCCGGTGCTCGACGGCTTGCCGGCGGCCGCGCGTGCGCGCCTGGAAGCCGCCGCACGCTGGATGCGTCTGCCTGCGGGCCAAGTGCTGTTCGATGACCATCAGGCTTGCGAGGGCTTTCCCTTTGTGGTCGAAGGCTCGGTGCGAGTTTCCAAATGCGCACCCAGCGGGCGCGAACTGCCGCTCTATCGTGTCGCCCCGGGTGAGACCTGCATCATTTCCTCATCTTGCCTGCTTGGCCAGGAAAACTATAACGCCCGCGGAGTCACCGAGTCCGACACCCTGCTGATGGTACTGCCCAAGGCGGTGTTCGACGAACTTCTGGGCGAACCCGCCTTTCGCAGCTTCGTTTTTCACCTTTTCGCCGAGCGCATCGCCGACCTGATGCAGTTGATCGAAGAAGTGGCCTTTCGCAAGCTGGACCAGCGTCTGGCCGCCCTGCTGCTGGGCAAAGGCCGGGTGCTCAATGTCACCCACCAGCAGCTGGCCGACGAGCTGGGCAGCGTGCGCGAAATCGTCAGCCGCCTGCTCAAGGGTTTTGCCGCCGACGGCTTGGTGCGCTTAGCGCGCGAGCAGGTGGAAATTCTCGACCCGGCCGGGCTGCGCCGGCTGGCCGCCGACGGTCGCAGCGGCATGCACTGA
- the aceB gene encoding malate synthase A — protein sequence MSLDLPPGVQINAPLHPRFDQILTRDALEFVAKLHRAFEPRRQALLAARIERQARIDAGELPDFLPETQAVREGDWKIAPLPPALACRRVEITGPVERKMIINALNSGADSYMTDFEDSNSPNWYNQIQGQVNLYDAVRRQIDFVAENGKEYKLADKIATLQVRPRGWHLDEKHVLVDGQRVSGGIFDFALFFFHNAKEQVARGAGPFFYLPKMESHLEARLWNDIFVMAQDHIGLPRGTIKATVLIETILATFEMEEILFELREHSAGLNAGRWDYIFSCIKKFKKNKDFCLANRGAITMEVPFMRAYALALVQACHKRGAPAIGGMSALIPIKNDPEANEKALAGIRHDKRRDANDGFDGGWVAHPGLVSIAMEEFVKVLGDRPNQWDKQVEGQFGPKDWLNFQPEQPITEAGLRNNINVGIHYLGAWLAGNGCVPIHNLMEDAATAEISRSQVWQWVVSPKGVLDDGRKVTAEMVRALIPEELAKVKATVSAQGEDTATYDQAAKIFEDMSLSATFPEFLTLPLYEAMD from the coding sequence ATGAGCCTCGACCTGCCCCCGGGCGTGCAGATCAACGCCCCGTTGCATCCGCGCTTCGACCAGATTCTGACCCGCGATGCGTTGGAATTCGTCGCCAAGCTGCACCGCGCCTTCGAGCCCCGCCGCCAGGCCCTGCTGGCCGCCCGTATCGAGCGCCAAGCGCGCATCGACGCCGGCGAACTGCCCGACTTCTTACCTGAGACCCAGGCGGTGCGCGAAGGCGATTGGAAAATTGCCCCGCTGCCCCCCGCGCTGGCATGCCGCCGCGTGGAAATCACCGGCCCGGTCGAGCGCAAGATGATCATCAACGCCCTCAATTCGGGCGCCGATTCCTACATGACCGACTTTGAGGATTCCAACAGCCCGAACTGGTACAACCAGATCCAGGGGCAAGTGAACCTCTATGACGCAGTCCGCCGGCAGATCGACTTCGTCGCCGAAAACGGCAAGGAATACAAACTCGCCGACAAGATCGCCACTCTGCAGGTGCGCCCGCGCGGCTGGCATCTGGATGAAAAGCATGTGCTGGTCGATGGCCAGCGTGTCTCGGGCGGCATCTTCGACTTCGCGCTGTTCTTTTTCCATAACGCCAAAGAGCAGGTGGCGCGCGGCGCCGGCCCCTTCTTCTACCTGCCGAAGATGGAAAGCCACCTCGAAGCCCGCCTGTGGAACGACATCTTCGTGATGGCCCAGGATCACATTGGCCTGCCGCGCGGCACCATCAAGGCCACCGTGCTGATCGAGACCATTCTCGCCACCTTCGAGATGGAAGAGATCCTGTTTGAGCTGCGCGAACATTCGGCGGGGCTCAATGCCGGGCGCTGGGACTACATCTTCTCCTGCATCAAGAAGTTCAAGAAGAACAAGGACTTCTGCTTGGCCAACCGGGGCGCCATCACCATGGAAGTGCCCTTCATGCGCGCCTACGCGCTCGCCCTGGTGCAGGCCTGTCACAAGCGCGGCGCACCGGCAATTGGCGGCATGAGCGCGCTGATCCCGATCAAGAATGACCCCGAGGCCAACGAGAAGGCGCTCGCCGGCATCCGTCACGACAAGCGGCGCGACGCCAACGACGGTTTCGATGGCGGCTGGGTGGCGCACCCCGGCCTGGTGTCCATCGCCATGGAAGAATTCGTCAAGGTGCTGGGCGACCGTCCCAACCAGTGGGACAAGCAGGTCGAAGGCCAGTTTGGCCCCAAGGACTGGCTCAACTTCCAGCCCGAGCAGCCGATCACCGAAGCGGGCTTGCGCAACAACATCAATGTCGGCATCCACTACCTGGGCGCCTGGCTGGCCGGCAACGGCTGCGTGCCGATCCACAACCTGATGGAAGACGCGGCCACCGCCGAGATCTCCCGCTCGCAGGTCTGGCAGTGGGTGGTGTCACCCAAGGGCGTGCTCGATGACGGCCGTAAAGTCACCGCCGAGATGGTGCGCGCGCTGATTCCCGAGGAACTGGCCAAGGTCAAGGCCACGGTCAGCGCCCAGGGCGAGGACACCGCCACCTACGACCAAGCCGCCAAGATTTTCGAGGACATGTCGCTGTCGGCGACCTTCCCGGAATTTCTCACCCTGCCGCTTTATGAGGCGATGGACTGA
- a CDS encoding DUF2189 domain-containing protein has translation MDHSYHSLDHHFQLPHVRRVATAAPLHWLRLGWEDLRANPLASLTHGAILSIVGYLILAYAANKPYLFTAAISGFLLIGPLAAAGLYEISRRRELGERIGWVESIRALGRHRANLFYCGIMLAFMLIAWERISAILFALLYSGNLPEVSNLLRDVFLNSEQLRFTLAWLGVGAALAALVFALMVVAIPMLMARDTDIATAMMSSLRAVSVNPGAMALWAALIVIAMAVGFATLMVGMVVLLPLLGHATWHAYRELIE, from the coding sequence ATGGACCACTCCTATCATTCGCTGGACCATCATTTCCAGTTGCCGCATGTCCGTCGTGTAGCGACCGCTGCTCCGCTGCACTGGCTGCGCCTGGGCTGGGAAGACCTGCGCGCCAACCCGCTCGCCAGCCTGACCCACGGCGCAATATTGTCGATCGTCGGCTATCTGATCCTCGCTTACGCGGCAAACAAGCCGTATCTCTTTACCGCGGCAATCTCCGGTTTTTTACTGATCGGACCGCTGGCCGCAGCCGGTCTGTATGAAATCTCGCGCCGGCGGGAGCTGGGCGAGCGCATCGGCTGGGTGGAATCGATCCGCGCCCTGGGCCGGCACCGGGCAAACCTGTTCTACTGCGGCATCATGCTCGCTTTCATGCTGATCGCCTGGGAGCGGATTTCGGCCATCCTGTTCGCCTTGCTCTACTCCGGCAACCTGCCGGAGGTCTCCAACCTGCTGCGCGACGTGTTTCTGAATAGCGAACAATTGCGCTTTACCCTCGCCTGGCTTGGCGTTGGCGCAGCCTTGGCCGCTTTGGTGTTTGCCTTGATGGTGGTCGCCATCCCGATGCTGATGGCGCGCGACACCGACATCGCCACCGCCATGATGAGCAGCCTGCGCGCGGTCAGTGTCAATCCAGGCGCGATGGCGCTGTGGGCGGCACTCATCGTCATCGCCATGGCTGTTGGCTTTGCCACCCTGATGGTCGGCATGGTGGTGCTGTTGCCACTGCTCGGCCACGCCACCTGGCATGCCTATCGCGAACTGATCGAGTAA